A single window of Microbispora hainanensis DNA harbors:
- a CDS encoding acyl-CoA synthetase: MGSLGFWRLAQADPAWIAAVDPDGTEHSAGELLARANRMVHGLRELGLRPGDGICGLLPNGADGLVLYLAALQAGWYYTPVNWHLTGPEIAYILADSEARAFFAHERYAAEAARGAREAGIDTGRCFSYGDVEGFRPVAELTDGRPGTPPPDRTAGATMHYTSGTTGRPKGVRRALTGLDPDDAAELMTALLRLFGVTPGRPNAHLVTSPSYHTAVTQFAGTALHMGHTLVFMDRWDAEETLRLCERHHVTNSHMVPTHFKRLLSLPEETRRAYDLSSLRWMIHAAAPCPVPVKWQMLEWWGDVIYEYYAATEGGGTVATPEDWKKRPGTVGKAWPGSELLIVDDELAPVPAGTPGTVYMKMGISFEYKGDPEKTAAGRLRDYFTVGDIGYLDDDGFLFLCDRKADMIISGGANIYPAEIENELMAHPKVADVAVFGIPDDEWGERIMAVVEPAPGAVPGQELAAELVGSLEGRLARMKWPSVVEFIDEMPREPNGKLLKRKLRAPYWEGRDRAI; encoded by the coding sequence ATGGGCTCACTCGGTTTCTGGAGGCTGGCGCAGGCCGACCCGGCGTGGATCGCCGCGGTCGATCCCGATGGCACGGAACACTCCGCGGGCGAGCTGCTCGCCAGGGCCAACCGCATGGTCCACGGCCTGCGTGAGCTGGGCCTGCGCCCCGGGGACGGCATCTGCGGCCTGCTGCCCAACGGCGCGGACGGTCTCGTGCTCTACCTCGCGGCCCTCCAGGCGGGGTGGTACTACACGCCGGTCAACTGGCACCTCACCGGGCCCGAGATCGCTTACATCCTGGCCGACAGCGAGGCCAGGGCGTTCTTCGCCCACGAGCGGTACGCCGCGGAGGCCGCCAGGGGCGCGCGGGAGGCCGGGATCGACACCGGCCGGTGCTTCTCCTACGGCGACGTCGAGGGCTTCCGTCCCGTCGCCGAGCTGACCGACGGCAGGCCGGGCACCCCGCCGCCCGACCGTACGGCCGGGGCGACCATGCACTACACCTCGGGCACGACCGGCAGGCCGAAGGGCGTGCGGCGCGCGCTCACCGGCCTCGACCCCGACGACGCCGCCGAGCTGATGACGGCGCTGCTGCGGCTGTTCGGCGTGACACCGGGCCGCCCGAACGCCCACCTGGTCACGTCGCCGAGCTATCACACGGCGGTCACCCAGTTCGCCGGCACGGCGCTGCACATGGGGCACACGCTCGTCTTCATGGACAGGTGGGACGCCGAGGAGACCCTGCGCCTGTGCGAGCGCCATCACGTGACGAACTCCCACATGGTGCCGACGCACTTCAAGCGGCTGCTGTCGCTGCCCGAGGAGACGCGGCGCGCCTACGACCTGTCGTCGCTGCGGTGGATGATCCACGCCGCCGCGCCCTGCCCGGTGCCGGTCAAGTGGCAGATGCTGGAGTGGTGGGGCGACGTGATCTACGAGTACTACGCCGCCACCGAGGGCGGCGGCACGGTCGCCACTCCCGAGGACTGGAAGAAGCGGCCGGGCACGGTCGGGAAGGCCTGGCCGGGCAGCGAGCTGCTGATCGTGGACGACGAGCTCGCGCCGGTGCCCGCGGGCACGCCCGGCACCGTCTACATGAAGATGGGCATCTCGTTCGAATACAAGGGCGACCCGGAGAAGACCGCCGCGGGCCGCCTCCGGGACTACTTCACGGTCGGCGACATCGGCTATCTGGACGACGACGGCTTCCTTTTCCTCTGCGACCGCAAGGCCGACATGATCATCTCGGGTGGGGCCAACATCTATCCGGCCGAGATCGAAAACGAGCTCATGGCCCACCCGAAGGTGGCCGACGTGGCCGTGTTCGGCATCCCGGACGACGAGTGGGGTGAGCGGATCATGGCCGTCGTCGAGCCCGCGCCCGGCGCCGTCCCCGGGCAGGAGCTGGCCGCGGAGCTCGTCGGTTCCCTGGAGGGCCGCCTGGCCCGCATGAAGTGGCCGAGCGTGGTCGAGTTCATCGACGAGATGCCCCGCGAGCCGAACGGCAAGCTGCTCAAACGCAAGCTCCGCGCCCCCTACTGGGAAGGCAGGGACCGTGCCATCTGA
- a CDS encoding Zn-ribbon domain-containing OB-fold protein, translated as MPSEEPLVAAHVLEFPGGYTRTTGPVIGRFLTELRDRRLVGVRTAGGRVLVPPLEYDPDTGEPVTEEYVEVGPAGTVQAWAWVGSPRPGHPLDRPFAWALIRLDGADTALVHAVDAGSRKALRPGLRVRPRWRAATSGHITDIECFLPEVASLVAPVRAEYRVTPGRALTRFLEGVRDGRFVGGRCGECAAVYVPYRVSCPACGSVIEEEVEVADTGTVTTFAINNLPDPRAPEVPFVSAYVLLDGADTPMIALIGGVPAHEVRQGMRVRAVWLPPEERTLSMANVKWFEPTGEPDADLDESAGGAR; from the coding sequence GTGCCATCTGAGGAACCGCTCGTCGCCGCCCACGTTCTGGAGTTCCCCGGCGGCTACACGCGTACGACCGGGCCCGTCATCGGGCGTTTCCTCACCGAACTGCGCGACCGGCGGCTGGTCGGGGTCCGTACGGCCGGGGGGCGGGTGCTGGTGCCGCCGCTGGAGTACGACCCGGACACCGGCGAGCCGGTCACCGAGGAGTACGTGGAGGTCGGTCCGGCCGGGACCGTCCAGGCATGGGCGTGGGTCGGCTCGCCGCGCCCCGGCCACCCGCTCGACCGGCCGTTCGCCTGGGCGCTCATCCGGCTCGACGGCGCCGATACCGCCCTCGTCCACGCGGTGGACGCGGGGAGCCGGAAGGCGCTGCGGCCGGGCCTGCGGGTGCGCCCGCGCTGGCGGGCCGCCACCTCCGGGCACATCACGGATATCGAGTGCTTCCTGCCCGAGGTCGCCTCGCTCGTCGCGCCCGTGCGGGCCGAGTATCGCGTCACGCCGGGGCGGGCGCTCACCCGGTTTTTGGAAGGCGTGCGCGACGGGAGGTTCGTCGGCGGCCGGTGCGGCGAGTGCGCCGCCGTCTACGTGCCCTACCGCGTGTCGTGCCCCGCGTGCGGCTCGGTGATCGAGGAGGAGGTGGAGGTCGCCGACACCGGCACGGTCACCACCTTCGCCATCAACAACCTGCCCGACCCCCGGGCCCCCGAGGTGCCGTTCGTCTCCGCGTACGTGCTGCTGGACGGCGCGGACACGCCGATGATCGCGCTGATCGGCGGGGTGCCGGCGCACGAGGTGCGGCAGGGCATGCGGGTGCGGGCCGTGTGGCTGCCGCCCGAGGAGCGGACGCTGTCGATGGCCAACGTGAAGTGGTTCGAACCGACCGGGGAGCCGGACGCCGACCTCGACGAGTCCGCCGGGGGTGCCCGATGA
- a CDS encoding lipid-transfer protein, giving the protein MRDVAVVAFAQTVHTGHDAGPAEPELLLPVIDEVKRATGLKRFGFTCSGSCDYLAGAPFSFVSALDAVGAWPPISESHVEMDGAFALYEAWVRLQHGDIDTALVYGFGKSSMSDIREIMTLQLDPYYLAPLGLDQVSYAALQAAAVNADRAALDEIVRRSRAGGRANPYALDLPDPAGEEFEVEPLRPYDVAPVTDGAAAVVLAAGDRARELAGRPAWITGIAHRAEPHYLGMRDLARSVSTAEAGRAAGVGKGPVDVAELHTQFSHEEPILREALGLSADVMVNPSGGPLAANPVMATGLIRIGEAARRILDGSADRAVAHATSGPCLQQNLVAVLDQSL; this is encoded by the coding sequence ATGAGGGACGTCGCGGTCGTCGCCTTCGCCCAGACCGTGCACACCGGCCACGACGCCGGGCCGGCCGAGCCGGAACTGCTGCTGCCGGTGATCGACGAGGTCAAGCGGGCGACCGGGCTGAAGAGGTTCGGCTTCACCTGCTCCGGCTCGTGCGACTACCTGGCCGGGGCGCCGTTCTCGTTCGTCTCGGCGCTCGACGCGGTCGGCGCCTGGCCGCCAATCAGCGAGAGCCACGTCGAGATGGACGGCGCCTTCGCGCTGTACGAGGCGTGGGTGCGGCTCCAGCACGGCGACATCGACACCGCCCTGGTCTACGGCTTCGGCAAGTCGTCGATGTCGGACATCCGGGAGATCATGACGCTCCAGCTCGACCCGTACTATCTGGCGCCGCTCGGGCTCGACCAGGTGTCGTACGCCGCGCTGCAGGCCGCCGCGGTGAACGCGGACCGGGCGGCGCTGGACGAGATCGTACGGCGCAGCCGGGCCGGCGGCCGGGCCAACCCGTACGCCCTCGACCTGCCCGACCCTGCCGGGGAGGAGTTCGAGGTCGAGCCGCTGCGGCCGTACGATGTCGCGCCGGTCACGGACGGGGCGGCGGCTGTGGTGCTGGCCGCGGGCGACCGCGCCCGCGAGCTGGCCGGGCGGCCCGCCTGGATCACCGGCATCGCACACCGCGCCGAGCCCCACTATCTGGGCATGCGCGACCTCGCCCGGTCGGTGTCCACGGCCGAGGCGGGCCGGGCGGCCGGAGTGGGCAAGGGCCCGGTCGACGTGGCCGAGCTGCACACCCAGTTCAGCCACGAGGAGCCGATCCTGCGCGAGGCGCTCGGCCTGTCCGCCGACGTCATGGTCAACCCGTCGGGCGGGCCGCTCGCGGCCAACCCCGTGATGGCCACCGGCCTGATCCGCATCGGCGAGGCGGCCCGGCGGATCCTCGACGGCTCGGCGGACCGCGCGGTGGCGCACGCCACCTCGGGGCCGTGCCTGCAGCAGAACCTCGTCGCCGTGCTCGACCAGTCTCTGTAG
- a CDS encoding thiolase domain-containing protein — protein sequence MGNRCAVIGVGQTRYQTRRRDVSLAGLVREAALRALEDAGLTFADIDAVVIGKAPDMFEGVMMPEAYLADALGAAGKPVTRVHTAGSVGGSTALVGASLVQGGVHGRVLVVAFEKQSESNATWALTTHPPFSASLVVGAGGYFAPHIREYMRRSGAPGHIGTLVAVKDRLNALKNPYAHLRIPGIDRKMVESTPMLWEPIRYLETCPSSDGACAIVLAAEDKVTGTPAWIHGTAMRSEPLMMAGRDVVSPRAGRDCAADVYRQAGITDPRREIDVAEVYVPFSWYEPMWLENLGFAAEGEGWKLTEAGCTALDGDTPWNASGGVLSSNPIGASGLIRFAEAALQVRGMAGEHQVEGARLALGHAYGGGAQFFAMWIVGSRRP from the coding sequence GTGGGAAACCGCTGTGCCGTCATCGGCGTGGGCCAGACCCGCTACCAGACGAGACGCCGGGACGTGTCGCTCGCCGGGCTGGTGCGCGAGGCCGCCCTGCGGGCGCTGGAGGACGCCGGCCTGACGTTCGCCGACATCGACGCGGTCGTCATCGGCAAGGCCCCCGACATGTTCGAGGGCGTGATGATGCCGGAGGCGTACCTGGCCGACGCGCTCGGCGCGGCCGGCAAGCCGGTGACGCGCGTGCACACGGCGGGCTCGGTCGGCGGCTCGACCGCGCTGGTCGGCGCGTCGCTCGTGCAGGGCGGCGTGCACGGGCGGGTGCTGGTGGTCGCCTTCGAGAAGCAGTCGGAGTCGAACGCCACCTGGGCCCTGACCACGCACCCGCCCTTCAGCGCCTCCCTGGTCGTGGGGGCGGGCGGCTACTTCGCGCCGCACATCAGGGAGTACATGCGCAGGTCGGGCGCGCCCGGCCACATCGGCACGCTGGTCGCGGTCAAAGACCGGCTCAACGCGCTGAAGAACCCGTACGCCCACCTGCGCATCCCCGGGATCGACCGGAAGATGGTCGAGTCGACCCCGATGCTGTGGGAGCCCATCCGCTATCTGGAGACCTGCCCGTCGTCCGACGGCGCCTGCGCGATCGTGCTCGCGGCCGAGGACAAGGTGACCGGCACGCCCGCCTGGATCCACGGCACGGCGATGCGCTCGGAGCCGCTCATGATGGCCGGCCGCGACGTCGTCAGCCCGAGGGCCGGCCGCGACTGCGCCGCCGACGTCTACCGCCAGGCCGGGATCACCGACCCGCGCCGGGAGATCGACGTCGCCGAGGTGTACGTGCCGTTCTCCTGGTATGAGCCGATGTGGCTGGAGAACCTCGGCTTCGCGGCCGAGGGGGAGGGCTGGAAGCTCACCGAGGCCGGGTGCACGGCGCTCGACGGCGACACCCCGTGGAACGCCTCCGGCGGCGTGCTGTCGTCCAACCCGATCGGCGCGTCCGGCCTCATCCGCTTCGCCGAGGCGGCGCTCCAGGTGCGGGGCATGGCGGGGGAGCACCAGGTCGAGGGGGCACGCCTCGCGCTCGGCCACGCGTACGGCGGGGGCGCCCAGTTCTTCGCGATGTGGATCGTCGGAAGCCGCAGACCGTGA
- a CDS encoding acyl-CoA synthetase, with product MEFNHADLFEGLADAIGDRVALVCGDDRPTYAELDAHANRLAHHLAAQGVGRGTYVGMQLYNGVEYVAALLATLKLRAVPVNVNYRYVESELRYLYQDSGIAALVFDVEFDDRVAAVAARVPGLRHLVAVGGPSAVPGAVPYEEAVAGRPDGRDFPPRSGDDVYVIYTGGTTGMPKGVMWRSEDLFFAFGGGNPYGEPLKTPEAVIEQARGAASPVVMMTAAPLMHGAAQMGTFIAWWMGGTIVHVRRFDAAAVLRAIEREKVVSLNITGDAMARPIAEELAAGSYDLSSLFVLSSTGAILSGAVRARLEELLPGRMILDNFGSTESGYTASGVEGSSPESGLRYRPNAGASVTVLDETLTPVEPGSGRIGTVARAGRIAFGYHNDPGKTARTFVTDAHGVRWLLTGDLATVEEDGTIRILGRGSQCINTGGEKVFPEEVEAVLKGHPAVFDAVVTGIPDDRWGSRVAAVVQPYDGTTPTARQLDAHCRTRLSGYKVPRTYAFVEEIVRSPAGKADYRWAGQVAAAACPPE from the coding sequence ATGGAGTTCAACCACGCCGATCTCTTCGAGGGGCTCGCCGACGCCATCGGGGACCGCGTCGCGCTGGTCTGCGGCGACGACCGCCCGACGTACGCCGAGCTCGACGCCCACGCCAACCGGCTCGCCCACCACCTGGCCGCGCAGGGCGTCGGACGCGGGACGTACGTGGGCATGCAGCTCTACAACGGGGTGGAGTACGTCGCGGCCCTGCTGGCGACGCTGAAGCTGCGGGCCGTGCCGGTCAACGTCAACTACCGGTACGTCGAGTCCGAGCTGCGCTACCTCTACCAGGACTCCGGCATCGCGGCCCTGGTGTTCGACGTGGAGTTCGACGACCGCGTCGCGGCCGTGGCCGCGCGGGTCCCCGGGCTGCGCCACCTCGTCGCCGTCGGCGGCCCCTCCGCAGTGCCGGGCGCGGTGCCGTACGAGGAGGCGGTGGCGGGGCGGCCCGACGGCAGGGACTTCCCGCCCCGGTCCGGCGACGACGTGTACGTCATCTACACCGGCGGCACGACCGGCATGCCCAAGGGCGTGATGTGGCGGTCGGAGGACCTGTTCTTCGCCTTCGGCGGCGGCAACCCGTACGGCGAGCCGCTGAAGACGCCCGAGGCGGTGATCGAGCAGGCGCGCGGCGCGGCGTCGCCGGTCGTCATGATGACGGCGGCCCCGCTGATGCACGGCGCGGCCCAGATGGGCACGTTCATCGCCTGGTGGATGGGCGGCACGATCGTGCACGTCCGCAGGTTCGACGCCGCCGCCGTGCTGCGCGCGATCGAGCGGGAGAAGGTCGTCAGCCTCAACATCACCGGCGACGCGATGGCCCGCCCGATCGCCGAGGAGCTGGCCGCCGGGTCCTACGACCTGTCGTCGCTGTTCGTGCTCAGCTCGACCGGGGCGATCCTCAGCGGGGCCGTGCGCGCCCGGCTGGAGGAGCTGCTGCCCGGCCGGATGATCCTCGACAACTTCGGCTCCACCGAGTCGGGATACACGGCGTCGGGGGTCGAGGGGTCGTCGCCCGAGTCGGGGTTGCGTTATCGGCCCAACGCCGGCGCCTCCGTGACCGTGCTCGACGAGACGCTGACCCCGGTCGAGCCGGGCTCGGGGCGGATCGGCACGGTGGCCAGGGCCGGCCGGATCGCCTTCGGCTACCACAACGACCCGGGCAAGACCGCCCGCACCTTCGTGACCGACGCCCACGGCGTGCGGTGGCTGCTCACCGGCGACCTCGCCACGGTGGAGGAGGACGGCACGATCCGCATCCTCGGCCGCGGATCCCAGTGCATCAACACCGGAGGGGAGAAGGTCTTCCCCGAGGAGGTCGAGGCGGTGCTCAAGGGGCATCCCGCCGTGTTCGACGCCGTCGTCACCGGCATCCCCGACGACCGCTGGGGGTCGCGGGTCGCGGCCGTCGTCCAGCCGTACGACGGGACGACGCCGACGGCGCGGCAGCTCGACGCCCACTGCCGCACCCGGCTGTCGGGCTACAAGGTGCCGCGGACCTACGCGTTCGTCGAGGAGATCGTCCGTTCCCCGGCGGGCAAGGCCGACTACCGGTGGGCCGGTCAGGTGGCCGCCGCGGCGTGTCCGCCGGAGTAG
- a CDS encoding VC0807 family protein gives MTETLAAPVTGPVTGPVTGPLTGPVTGPATAPMSAGKPRRGTLRTLLMPLAIDVAAPMACYYLLHGALGTSEVTALAVSGVIPAVRVIAGIVSDRTMNALAGLTLAVNVAGIALSFVTGDARMMIAKDSALSGVISLFMMLTAFTARPVMTQGMRAFITRGNAAREAAWERLANGARFRRAERRFTGIWGAALLADCVARLIGAFTLPVSTMVWLSNVLLIAALAVGLVVAGAFGSGPIMWMINNEVRGDAR, from the coding sequence ATGACCGAGACCCTGGCCGCCCCAGTGACCGGCCCAGTGACCGGCCCAGTGACCGGCCCACTGACCGGCCCAGTGACCGGCCCGGCGACCGCCCCGATGAGTGCCGGCAAGCCCCGGCGGGGCACCCTCCGGACCCTGCTGATGCCGCTCGCGATCGACGTCGCCGCGCCGATGGCCTGCTACTACCTCCTGCACGGCGCGCTCGGCACGAGCGAGGTCACCGCGCTGGCCGTGAGCGGCGTGATCCCGGCCGTCCGGGTGATCGCCGGGATTGTCAGCGACCGCACGATGAACGCGCTGGCCGGGCTGACGCTGGCGGTCAACGTGGCGGGCATCGCCCTGAGCTTCGTCACCGGCGACGCCCGCATGATGATCGCCAAGGACTCCGCCCTCAGCGGCGTGATCAGCCTGTTCATGATGCTCACGGCGTTCACCGCGCGCCCGGTGATGACCCAGGGCATGCGCGCGTTCATCACCCGGGGCAACGCGGCGCGGGAGGCCGCCTGGGAGCGGCTGGCGAACGGCGCGAGGTTCCGCCGCGCCGAGCGCCGCTTCACCGGGATCTGGGGCGCGGCGCTGCTCGCCGACTGCGTGGCCCGGCTGATCGGCGCGTTCACGCTGCCGGTGTCCACCATGGTCTGGCTGTCCAACGTGCTGCTGATCGCCGCCCTCGCGGTGGGACTCGTGGTGGCGGGCGCGTTCGGCTCCGGGCCGATCATGTGGATGATCAACAACGAGGTGCGGGGAGACGCTCGATGA
- a CDS encoding LysE family translocator, which yields MPTLPTLALFAAATMALLLVPGPAVLYIVTRSVAQGRTAGLVSVVGIHTGSLVHIAAAAFGITALLAASATAFAVVKYLGAAYLLYLGIRKLVRRTEAEETEVKPASPRRLFGEGFVVNVLNPKTAMFYLAFLPQFVDPARGPVAPQVLVLGAVWVALGMASDGTYALLAAVLAGRLRSSARARRRLDQGSGVVYLGLGAVAALATEGAKKL from the coding sequence ATGCCGACTCTGCCCACGCTCGCCCTGTTCGCGGCCGCCACGATGGCGTTGCTCCTGGTTCCGGGACCCGCCGTGCTCTACATCGTCACCCGGAGCGTGGCCCAGGGCCGTACGGCGGGGCTGGTCTCCGTTGTCGGCATCCACACCGGGTCGCTCGTCCACATCGCCGCCGCGGCCTTCGGGATCACAGCGCTGCTCGCCGCCTCGGCTACAGCGTTCGCCGTCGTGAAGTATCTGGGCGCGGCCTACCTCCTCTACCTGGGCATCCGCAAGCTCGTCCGGCGGACGGAGGCGGAGGAGACCGAGGTGAAGCCGGCCTCGCCCCGGCGGCTGTTCGGCGAGGGGTTCGTGGTCAACGTGCTGAACCCCAAGACGGCCATGTTCTACCTCGCGTTCCTGCCGCAGTTCGTCGATCCGGCGCGCGGCCCCGTGGCCCCGCAGGTGCTCGTGCTCGGGGCAGTGTGGGTCGCGCTCGGCATGGCCAGCGACGGCACGTACGCCCTGCTGGCCGCGGTGCTGGCCGGGCGGCTGCGCTCCTCGGCGCGCGCCCGGCGGCGGCTCGACCAGGGCAGCGGCGTCGTCTACCTCGGTCTCGGCGCCGTGGCCGCGCTCGCGACCGAGGGCGCCAAGAAGCTCTGA
- the map gene encoding type I methionyl aminopeptidase, with translation MVEIKSDAALDAMREAGRVVARTLDAVRKAAAIGVRLTDLDETARAVLREAGASSPFLGYRPPFAPTPFPAVICVSVNDAIVHGIPTGYRLRDGDVVGVDAGAVLDGWAADAAVTFIVGTPRPGDLELVDTTRRALEAGIAAATVGNRIGDISAAIGAIAKEAGYGMPRDFGGHGIGRRMHEDPSVPNHGRPGRGYPLRHGLTLAIEPMFIAGGRDGYHTAGDGWTLHSTDGSRAAHMEHTIAVTEDGPRVLTVL, from the coding sequence ATGGTGGAAATCAAGAGCGACGCCGCGCTGGACGCGATGCGGGAGGCGGGGCGGGTCGTGGCCCGCACGCTCGACGCCGTACGGAAGGCCGCGGCCATCGGGGTGCGGCTCACGGACCTGGACGAGACGGCGCGGGCGGTGCTGCGCGAGGCCGGGGCGAGCTCCCCGTTCCTCGGCTATCGGCCGCCCTTCGCGCCGACCCCGTTTCCCGCCGTGATCTGCGTGTCCGTCAACGACGCGATCGTGCACGGCATCCCGACCGGCTACCGGCTGCGGGACGGGGACGTGGTCGGCGTCGACGCCGGCGCGGTGCTGGACGGCTGGGCGGCCGACGCCGCCGTCACGTTCATCGTGGGCACGCCGCGCCCCGGTGACCTGGAGCTGGTCGACACCACGCGCAGGGCGCTGGAGGCCGGGATCGCCGCCGCGACCGTGGGCAACCGCATCGGGGACATCTCGGCGGCGATCGGCGCGATCGCCAAGGAGGCCGGATATGGCATGCCCAGGGACTTCGGCGGCCACGGCATCGGCCGGCGGATGCACGAGGACCCGTCGGTGCCGAACCACGGGCGGCCCGGCCGGGGCTATCCCCTGCGGCATGGTCTCACCCTGGCCATCGAGCCGATGTTCATCGCCGGGGGCCGGGACGGTTATCACACAGCGGGCGACGGCTGGACGCTGCACAGCACGGACGGCAGCAGGGCCGCCCACATGGAGCACACCATCGCGGTCACCGAGGACGGCCCTCGCGTGCTGACCGTGCTGTGA
- a CDS encoding helix-turn-helix domain-containing protein, with protein sequence MVRVPLTPEERQRGERFGVLLRQARGERSMVEVAAAAGLSAETLRKIETGRAPTPAFFTVAALAAALGLSLDELAAACAEGPQTGEFRQAG encoded by the coding sequence ATGGTGAGAGTGCCCCTGACCCCCGAGGAGCGGCAGCGGGGGGAGCGGTTCGGCGTCCTGCTCCGGCAGGCGCGCGGCGAGCGCAGCATGGTCGAGGTCGCGGCGGCGGCCGGGCTGTCGGCCGAGACGCTGCGCAAGATCGAGACCGGCCGCGCGCCGACCCCGGCCTTCTTCACGGTCGCCGCGCTCGCCGCCGCACTCGGCCTGTCGCTGGACGAGCTGGCCGCCGCCTGCGCGGAGGGTCCCCAGACCGGCGAGTTCCGCCAGGCCGGCTGA
- a CDS encoding LysR family transcriptional regulator — MPLDVVRLRVLVAVARTGTVTAAARELHYSQPSVSHHLARLEAETGAKLVQRVGRGIRLTEAGRLLAERGAEILGRLDAASTELAAHVGLRAGRVRLAAFPSALGTFVPAAAARLARDHPGLDLRLMEAEPPEALRLLRAGRVDVAVVFRFGETAPEDDGVRLVHLLDDPSLLVTPTAYGDAGDLAAYADGTWITGCERCRAHLLALCAEAGFTPRVSFTTDDYVAVQAMVAAGLGTAILPRLALSAHRHPDVRVSELPGSDRRVYAATYGEPPDPPATAALVAALLAII; from the coding sequence ATGCCGCTCGACGTCGTACGGCTGCGGGTCCTCGTGGCGGTGGCCAGGACCGGCACGGTGACCGCCGCGGCGCGGGAGCTGCACTACTCGCAGCCCTCGGTGAGCCACCACCTCGCCCGGCTTGAGGCGGAGACGGGCGCGAAGCTGGTGCAGCGCGTGGGGCGCGGCATCCGCCTCACCGAGGCGGGCCGCCTGCTCGCCGAGCGGGGCGCGGAGATCCTCGGCCGTCTCGACGCGGCATCCACGGAGCTCGCCGCGCACGTCGGGCTGCGCGCCGGACGCGTCCGGCTGGCGGCGTTCCCCTCCGCCCTCGGCACGTTCGTCCCGGCCGCCGCCGCCCGGCTCGCGCGCGACCATCCGGGGCTCGACCTGCGGCTGATGGAGGCCGAGCCGCCCGAGGCACTGCGCCTGCTGCGGGCCGGCCGGGTGGACGTCGCCGTGGTCTTCCGCTTCGGCGAGACCGCCCCCGAGGACGACGGCGTCCGGCTGGTCCACCTGCTCGACGACCCGAGCCTCCTCGTCACTCCCACGGCGTACGGCGACGCGGGCGACCTGGCGGCGTACGCGGACGGGACGTGGATCACGGGATGCGAGCGGTGCCGCGCGCACCTGCTCGCGCTGTGCGCCGAGGCGGGCTTCACGCCGCGCGTCTCGTTCACGACGGACGACTACGTGGCCGTGCAGGCCATGGTCGCGGCCGGGCTGGGCACGGCGATCCTCCCCCGGCTCGCGCTGTCGGCCCACCGCCATCCCGACGTGCGGGTGTCCGAGCTGCCCGGGTCGGACCGCCGGGTCTACGCCGCGACGTACGGCGAGCCGCCCGACCCGCCCGCCACCGCGGCCCTGGTCGCCGCCTTGCTGGCGATCATATGA
- a CDS encoding threonine ammonia-lyase, with protein MARLGVMTDIRDILDARRLIAPHLPETPLWSYPVLDAAVGAEVHVKHENVQPTGAFKVRGGIALLARMAGRERGVVTYSTGNHAQSVAYASRLYGVPCAVLMPENPNPAKVAAVEALGATVEVRGATMVEAAGHARDLAERTGRRLISPADEPDILAGVGTLYVEMFTARPDLEAVFVPVGSGSGAAAACLAAAALAPGCRVIAVQSAQAPAAHDSWRLREPVTRPVKTVVEGLATGSAFALPQAVMRDGLADFVLVDDDDILRAQRLLLTEAHTLAEGAGAAALAGLLARREEFAGRRVAVVCTGGNAGPAELARLLAG; from the coding sequence ATGGCCAGGCTGGGGGTCATGACCGACATCCGCGACATCCTGGACGCCCGGCGGCTCATCGCCCCGCATCTGCCCGAGACTCCCCTGTGGTCCTATCCCGTGCTCGACGCGGCGGTGGGCGCCGAGGTCCACGTGAAGCACGAGAACGTCCAGCCCACGGGGGCGTTCAAGGTGCGCGGCGGCATCGCGTTGCTGGCGCGCATGGCCGGCCGCGAACGCGGGGTGGTCACCTACTCGACCGGCAACCACGCCCAGTCCGTCGCGTACGCCTCCCGCCTGTACGGCGTGCCGTGCGCCGTCCTGATGCCGGAGAACCCGAACCCCGCCAAGGTCGCGGCGGTCGAGGCGCTCGGGGCGACCGTCGAGGTCCGGGGCGCGACGATGGTGGAGGCCGCCGGGCACGCGCGTGACCTCGCCGAGCGCACGGGACGCCGGCTGATCAGCCCGGCCGACGAGCCGGACATCCTGGCCGGGGTGGGCACGCTCTACGTCGAGATGTTCACCGCCCGGCCGGATCTGGAGGCGGTGTTCGTGCCCGTGGGCAGCGGCAGCGGGGCCGCCGCGGCGTGCCTCGCCGCCGCCGCGCTCGCGCCGGGCTGCCGGGTGATCGCCGTCCAGTCGGCCCAGGCCCCGGCCGCGCACGACTCCTGGCGCTTGCGGGAGCCGGTGACCCGGCCCGTCAAGACGGTCGTGGAGGGGCTCGCCACCGGTTCGGCGTTCGCGCTCCCGCAGGCCGTGATGCGCGACGGCCTGGCCGACTTCGTGCTGGTGGACGACGACGACATCCTGCGGGCCCAGCGTCTGCTGCTCACCGAGGCCCACACCCTGGCCGAGGGCGCGGGGGCGGCGGCCCTCGCCGGGCTGCTGGCCCGGCGTGAGGAGTTCGCCGGGCGCAGGGTGGCCGTGGTGTGCACGGGCGGCAACGCCGGCCCGGCCGAGCTCGCCCGCCTCCTCGCCGGTTGA